One Capsicum annuum cultivar UCD-10X-F1 chromosome 2, UCD10Xv1.1, whole genome shotgun sequence genomic window carries:
- the LOC107859533 gene encoding uncharacterized protein LOC107859533, with amino-acid sequence MPAVWFALKKSLQCRSEVKDVHDPRSDGRNLSKISTKKATTVRSGCSRSIANLKDVIHGSKRHMEKPPLQSPRSIGSSELLNPITHEVVLSNSTCELKITSCNFQDGNGSCRNSVESISAFMGTLKPGTPGPGGQPIGSSRKYRGYGSSPIRKGSPGSLSRKTGAGFGGIVSRPKASSGADFHTFSALTCHKCGEQFVKWEAVEAHHLSKHAVTELVEGDSSRKIVEIICRTSWSKPENNSNGIERILKVHNMQKVLAQFEEYRELVKIKANKLAKKHPRCLADGNELLRFYGTTVECFLGINGSSSLCTSEKCKVCKILRHGFSIKKEINGGVGVFTASTSGRALESIEENMSSWRKALIVCRVIAGRVHRPLENVQELIGQSGFDSLAGKVGVYSNIEELYLLNPKALLPCFVVICKS; translated from the exons atgccagCAGTTTGGTTTGCTTTAAAGAAATCATTGCAGTGCAGATCAGAGGTAAAGGATGTGCATGATCCAAGAAGTGATGGGAGAAATTTAAGCAAGATATCGACGAAAAAGGCGACGACAGTTAGGTCAGGTTGTTCAAGGTCCATTGCAAATCTTAAAGATGTTATACATGGAAGTAAAAGGCATATGGAGAAGCCACCATTGCAAAGTCCAAGATCTATTGGAAGCAGTGAGCTTTTGAATCCAATTACACATGAAGTTGTATTGAGCAATTCAACTTGTGAACTCAAGATTACTAGTTGTAATTTCCAAGATGGTAATGGTAGTTGTAGGAATAGTGTTGAGAGTATTTCTGCTTTTATGGGTACTTTAAAACCAGGGACCCCTGGTCCTGGTGGACAACCTATTGGGTCATCAAGAAAATATAGAGGCTATGGCAGTAGCCCTATAAGGAAAGGGTCACCTGGGAGTTTATCAAGAAAAACAGGTGCTGGATTTGGGGGTATTGTTTCGAGGCCTAAGGCTTCTTCGGGCGCTGATTTCCATACCTTTTCTGCATTGACTTGTCATAAATGTGGTGAGCAATTTGTGAAGTGGGAAGCTGTtgaagcacaccatctctccAAACATGCTG TGACAGAACTTGTTGAAGGGgattcttcaagaaaaattgtaGAGATAATATGCAGAACAAGCTGGTCAAAGCCTGAAAACAACTCAAATGGGATTGAGAGGATCTTGAAAGTACACAATATGCAGAAAGTACTAGCTCAATTCGAGGAATATCGTGAATTAGTAAAGATCAAGGCCAATAAACTCGCCAAGAAACACCCTCGTTGCTTAGCAGATGGGAACGAGCTATTAAGATTCTATGGCACGACAGTTGAGTGTTTTCTTGGCATCAATGGTTCTTCTAGCCTATGCACATCAGAAAAATGCAAAGTTTGCAAGATTCTAAGGCATGGATTCTCAATCAAGAAGGAAATCAATGGTGGGGTTGGTGTTTTTACAGCCTCCACAAGTGGAAGAGCACTAGAATCTATTGAGGAAAATATGTCATCTTGGAGAAAGGCTCTAATAGTATGCAGAGTTATTGCTGGTAGAGTGCATAGACCATTGGAAAATGTTCAAGAATTGATTGGTCAATCAGGGTTTGATTCATTGGCTGGCAAAGTTGGAGTCTACTCAAACATTGAAGAACTCTATTTGCTCAATCCTAAAGCTTTGCTTCCTTGCTTTGTGGTGATTTgcaaatcataa
- the LOC107859534 gene encoding protein HEAT-STRESS-ASSOCIATED 32, whose product MAAYRWKSFNDDGDRPEKPRRYGVTEMKSPHYSLFSRGLIEDVFESMGQFVDGLKLCDGSHTLVPKTYLKEVTDIAHKHNVYVSSGDWADQMLRQGPSAFKEYIEECKQLGFDTIELDVASLGLPEETLLRYVRLIKSGGLRAKPQFSVKFNKSDIAFTGDRAFGAYVIPPPQTSEMVEDVDLLVRRAERCLEAGADMIMINADDLCRQADLLRSDMVAKIVGRLGLEKTMFEASNPKISEWFVKRYGPKVNLFVDHSQVMDLECLRGRNLGQNNASVLGRSYFLL is encoded by the exons ATGGCAGCATACAGGTGGAAGAGTTTCAATGATGATGGAGATCGTCCTGAAAAACCTCGTCGTTATGGCGTTACAGAAATGAAGAGTCCCCACTATTCCCTTTTCTCCAGAGGCCTTATTGAG GATGTTTTTGAGAGTATGGGTCAGTTTGTTGATGGGCTGAAATTATGTGATGGATCTCACACTTTGGTGCCAAAGACTTACCTTAAAGAAGTGACTGATATAGCACATAAACACAATGTTTATGTAAGTTCTGGTGATTGGGCAGATCAAATGCTTCGCCAAGGTCCTTCTGCTTTTAAAGAATATATAGAG GAATGTAAGCAATTGGGGTTTGATACAATTGAGCTTGATGTTGCATCACTTGGTCTACCTGAGGAGACCCTCTTGAGATATGTGCGGCTGATTAAGAGCGGTGGGCTCAGAGCTAAGCCTCAGTTCTCTGTTAAGTTTAATAAGTCTGATATAGCCTTCACAGGCGACAGAGCTTTTGGGGCTTATGTGATTCCTCCACCTCAAACCTCTG AGATGGTTGAAGATGTGGATCTTTTAGTGAGAAGGGCAGAGAGATGCTTAGAAGCTGGGGCAGACatgataatgatcaatgctgatgATTTGTGTAGGCAGGCTGATTTACTCAGATCAGATATGGTTGCGAAGATTGTGGGCCGTCTTGGACTTGAGAAAACTATGTTTGAGGCATCAAATCCTAAAATCTCTGAGTGGTTTGTTAAACGTTATGGTCCAAAG GTTAATCTTTTCGTGGATCACTCGCAAGTGATGGATCTGGAATGCCTTAGAGGACGTAACCTGGGTCAAAATAACGCATCTGTACTTGGCAGGTCATATTTTCTGCTCTGA